GCACTGCTCAACCGGCGGGAGCCTTCCACGCATGATGGTGGGTACCTGCAATGCGAAAGACACGCGAATGGCCTTGTTGACGAATCCATGGCGCTGGACCGGCTGGGCGCTGATTGTGCGGGAGCACCAGCATGTCGGCCGCTGACATCCTGCCGTTCTTCCGCGCCTGGGTGCGCAATCCGCTGCGTGTCGCCGCGGTGGCGCCATCGGGGCCCGCCGTCGCGTCCCTGATGGCGCAGGAGATCACCGCGGACACTGGCCCCGTCATCGAGCTTGGCCCCGGCACGGGCGTCTTCACCCGCGCGTTGCTGAATCGCGGCGTGAGGCAGCAAGATCTGACGCTGGTGGAGTATGGCTCCGAATTCATCCCGCTGCTGCAGCGGCGCTTCCCGGGCGCGCGGGTGCTCTGGATGGATGCGGCC
This Bradyrhizobium sp. CCBAU 53421 DNA region includes the following protein-coding sequences:
- a CDS encoding class I SAM-dependent methyltransferase, with product MSAADILPFFRAWVRNPLRVAAVAPSGPAVASLMAQEITADTGPVIELGPGTGVFTRALLNRGVRQQDLTLVEYGSEFIPLLQRRFPGARVLWMDAAWLRREKLFDGAPVGAVVSGLGLLMMPPEKVTTILHAAFGYLRPDGAFYQITYGPRCPVADAILDRLDLQASCIGQTFRNLPPASVYRISRRHSHA